In the Lascolabacillus massiliensis genome, one interval contains:
- a CDS encoding tetratricopeptide repeat-containing sensor histidine kinase: protein MRIRNPIIICLPLFFLFFMSIRLFSQDVDSLVLKHTDKHGKVNVDSMLAVGKQYLYSRPAKSFEITERAIAIAEEQKDQMQLASSYRSIGAIFTLINTDLDSSFHYLEKAEHAYRKLQTREATLGLGMVFHNYGTVKQIQGDYVKAIDYYIQASKIFDEVEDSQFSPYTLNNLATLYGLVGDAQKSEAYAHQCISLADKNGDEFMTATGRIILADALMTQEKYEEVLPLLHQILDYGKEQDDPYKIFLYHLNYGKYLMSYKKDYASALQEYEKAQQLATQVGDEWEIMRNYLALSEAYLMNEQYGKSQEAAAKALNTAKKLQAKDKQRESLWVLAHTNAHNRDFETAFQQLDSAYLLKDSVYAENNRQQMALLETEYQTEKKEIRINTLEKERVLYGIIFAVSLLGIIILLGALYLRQRAKKHLAQQQVIQLEKEKQLIATHAILEGEATERTRLARDLHDGLGGMLSAVKLNLFDMKKGGALLASEDVIQFNKVVDMLDSSINELRRVAHNMMPDSLSRYGLKVSLQDFCDSLSIVQFHFFGNDERLENTLEIMIYRSVHELVNNALKYAEAENINVQIVQQPDRVSLTVQDDGKGFDPTTPVKGTGLNNIRTRAESVGGSMNVFSEPGKGTEINVEFKI, encoded by the coding sequence ATGAGAATAAGGAATCCAATTATTATATGTCTTCCACTCTTCTTTCTCTTTTTCATGTCGATAAGGTTGTTTTCGCAGGATGTGGATTCACTTGTTTTGAAGCATACAGACAAGCATGGAAAAGTGAATGTTGATTCAATGCTGGCAGTGGGTAAGCAATACCTTTACAGTCGTCCTGCCAAGTCGTTCGAAATTACCGAAAGAGCTATCGCCATCGCCGAAGAACAGAAAGACCAGATGCAGCTCGCCAGCAGCTACAGAAGCATAGGGGCTATATTTACGTTGATAAATACTGATTTAGACTCATCGTTTCATTACCTGGAAAAAGCGGAACATGCCTACCGTAAGTTACAGACAAGGGAAGCCACTCTCGGCTTGGGAATGGTCTTTCATAATTATGGTACAGTGAAACAGATTCAAGGTGATTACGTAAAAGCCATCGATTATTACATTCAGGCATCGAAGATATTTGATGAAGTTGAGGATTCTCAATTTTCGCCTTATACACTCAATAATCTTGCCACATTATATGGTCTCGTGGGTGATGCTCAGAAATCGGAAGCGTATGCGCACCAATGTATCTCCTTGGCTGATAAAAACGGAGATGAGTTTATGACCGCAACAGGGCGTATTATTTTAGCCGATGCGTTAATGACTCAAGAAAAGTACGAAGAGGTGCTCCCTTTGCTTCATCAAATATTGGATTATGGCAAGGAGCAGGATGACCCATACAAAATATTTCTGTATCATCTAAATTACGGCAAGTATTTGATGAGTTATAAAAAAGATTATGCTTCAGCCCTGCAGGAGTATGAAAAAGCGCAGCAACTCGCCACACAAGTTGGTGATGAGTGGGAGATCATGCGCAATTACCTGGCTCTTTCCGAAGCATATCTGATGAATGAACAGTATGGCAAATCACAAGAAGCGGCAGCAAAGGCGCTGAACACTGCCAAAAAGCTGCAAGCGAAAGACAAGCAGCGCGAATCGCTGTGGGTATTGGCACATACAAACGCGCATAACCGTGATTTTGAAACTGCTTTTCAACAACTTGATTCGGCATACCTGTTAAAAGACTCTGTTTATGCTGAAAACAACCGGCAGCAAATGGCATTGTTGGAAACGGAATATCAAACAGAGAAAAAAGAAATCCGGATCAACACATTGGAGAAAGAACGTGTTCTTTATGGAATCATATTCGCGGTAAGCTTATTGGGAATAATTATTTTGCTGGGAGCACTCTATCTTCGTCAGAGAGCAAAAAAACACCTGGCTCAGCAACAGGTGATTCAATTGGAAAAAGAAAAACAACTCATTGCCACACATGCCATTCTTGAAGGAGAAGCCACCGAGCGCACACGTTTGGCGCGCGACCTGCACGACGGACTTGGCGGCATGCTTTCGGCAGTGAAACTTAATTTATTTGATATGAAAAAAGGTGGAGCACTCCTCGCTTCGGAAGATGTGATACAATTTAATAAAGTGGTGGATATGCTGGACAGCTCCATCAACGAGCTAAGGCGCGTTGCGCATAACATGATGCCCGATTCACTCTCGCGATACGGGTTAAAGGTTTCGTTGCAGGATTTTTGCGATAGCCTTTCCATCGTGCAGTTTCATTTCTTCGGCAATGATGAACGTCTTGAGAACACATTGGAGATCATGATTTACCGCAGCGTACACGAGTTGGTAAACAACGCGCTGAAATATGCCGAGGCGGAAAACATAAACGTACAGATCGTTCAGCAACCCGACAGGGTTTCGCTCACCGTGCAGGACGATGGGAAAGGCTTCGATCCAACTACTCCTGTTAAAGGCACCGGACTGAACAACATTCGCACGCGCGCGGAATCGGTTGGCGGAAGCATGAATGTCTTCTCTGAACCGGGAAAAGGAACTGAAATTAACGTGGAGTTCAAAATTTAA
- a CDS encoding cob(I)yrinic acid a,c-diamide adenosyltransferase, whose protein sequence is MKGYIQIYTENGKGKITASIGLTLRALSAGKKVFFAQFAKRKIYSEIKVLDLFDTFVTVK, encoded by the coding sequence ATGAAAGGATATATTCAAATTTACACCGAAAACGGGAAAGGTAAAATAACCGCTTCGATAGGACTAACATTAAGAGCCCTTAGCGCGGGTAAAAAAGTGTTTTTTGCTCAATTTGCAAAAAGGAAAATATATTCTGAAATCAAAGTATTGGATTTGTTTGACACATTTGTAACAGTAAAATAG
- the nrdG gene encoding anaerobic ribonucleoside-triphosphate reductase activating protein: MLRFHNYDIVFQEIPSEVTLAINISGCPNRCKGCHSPHLWNDIGKVLDESSIAVLMEKYGNAITCICFMGGDSEPDEVDRLAVHLRRSIKQPIKTAWYSGKQNIPKSCNLHNFDYIKLGAYIEELGGLDSPKTNQRLYKITNEQMEDITNHFQKQKQ; the protein is encoded by the coding sequence ATGCTACGGTTTCACAACTATGATATTGTCTTTCAGGAAATCCCCTCTGAGGTAACGTTGGCAATCAATATATCAGGTTGTCCTAATCGTTGCAAAGGATGTCATAGTCCACATTTATGGAATGACATCGGAAAAGTTCTTGATGAAAGCTCCATTGCTGTATTAATGGAAAAATATGGTAATGCCATTACCTGTATTTGTTTTATGGGCGGAGATTCCGAGCCAGACGAAGTGGATCGACTGGCTGTTCATTTACGAAGATCAATTAAACAGCCTATAAAAACTGCATGGTATTCGGGGAAGCAAAATATTCCTAAATCCTGTAACTTGCACAACTTCGACTATATTAAATTAGGGGCTTATATAGAAGAATTGGGCGGATTAGATTCTCCGAAAACGAATCAACGATTATATAAAATTACAAATGAACAAATGGAAGATATTACCAATCATTTTCAAAAACAGAAGCAATGA
- a CDS encoding DUF5074 domain-containing protein yields the protein MKKNALHIRQFIVLLLTVVFITSCREDDPILPSKPIEVNPWEKVTGDIYGFYLLNEGNMGSNKASLDFYDYETGIYHRNIFGERNPNEVKDLGDVGNDIQIYGDKLYAIINCSNYLEVMDVNTAKHITKIAIPNCRYIAFKDQYAYVSAYAGPVEIDQNARIGYVAKIDTVSFKVIDECIVGYQPEEMAIVGDKLYVANSGGYRVPNYDRTVSVIDLTTFTEINKIDVAINLHRITPDNYGNIYVSSRGDYYHTPSKTFIIDTRTDKVIGEIADLPNSNMTLCRDSLYVYSTEWSYVNNDWTVSYAIVDTRTQQVVTRNFIKDGTDKNIKVPYGIAVNPNTGDFFVTDAKDYVSPGTLHCFNKEGIKKWSVTTGDIPAHIVFTRKKLQPIN from the coding sequence ATGAAAAAAAACGCATTACACATCAGGCAATTTATTGTCCTGTTGCTGACTGTTGTTTTCATAACATCATGTCGGGAGGACGATCCGATACTACCTTCAAAACCCATAGAAGTAAATCCATGGGAGAAAGTTACAGGTGACATTTATGGTTTCTATCTTCTTAATGAAGGTAATATGGGAAGTAATAAAGCCTCTCTCGATTTTTATGACTATGAAACGGGCATCTATCATCGCAATATTTTCGGAGAGCGTAATCCGAACGAGGTAAAGGATTTGGGCGATGTAGGGAACGATATTCAGATTTATGGAGATAAGCTATACGCCATAATCAACTGTTCCAACTATTTGGAAGTAATGGATGTTAACACAGCGAAACACATCACAAAAATTGCTATTCCTAACTGTCGGTATATAGCCTTTAAGGATCAGTATGCTTATGTAAGTGCCTATGCAGGGCCAGTTGAAATTGACCAGAATGCCCGAATAGGCTATGTGGCAAAAATTGATACAGTAAGCTTTAAAGTTATTGATGAGTGTATAGTAGGTTATCAACCTGAAGAGATGGCAATTGTAGGTGATAAATTGTATGTTGCCAATTCTGGAGGATATCGTGTTCCCAATTACGACCGAACAGTATCAGTTATAGACCTCACTACTTTTACGGAAATTAATAAAATAGATGTTGCTATCAACCTACACAGAATTACGCCTGATAACTACGGGAACATCTATGTATCATCGCGAGGTGATTATTACCATACCCCTTCAAAAACATTCATTATAGATACAAGAACCGATAAGGTCATTGGAGAGATTGCAGATCTTCCTAATAGTAATATGACTCTCTGCCGTGATTCACTTTATGTATATAGCACCGAATGGAGCTACGTAAATAACGACTGGACAGTTTCTTATGCAATAGTCGATACCCGTACCCAGCAAGTCGTTACACGCAATTTCATTAAAGACGGCACAGATAAAAATATAAAAGTTCCGTACGGTATAGCTGTGAACCCTAATACGGGTGATTTTTTTGTCACTGATGCCAAAGACTATGTTTCACCCGGAACATTACACTGCTTTAATAAAGAGGGCATTAAGAAATGGTCAGTAACTACAGGCGATATACCTGCACACATTGTCTTCACACGCAAAAAATTGCAACCTATTAATTAA
- a CDS encoding DUF6580 family putative transport protein → MNKNKINLRFSVITLIILSAAMSRLLPHPPNFAPIGGMALFGAAYFSKKYWAFIIPIVSMWVSDLILNNVIYGQYFDHFVWFYSGSLFTYGAFALIVVLGMFTLKKVRVPNLAVSALGASVIFFIVSNFGVWLTSGMYPPTFSGLMTCYTAGIPFFHNTILGDLVYTGVLFGAFELCVRKIPQLRVAPFQ, encoded by the coding sequence ATGAATAAAAATAAGATAAATCTTAGATTCAGTGTTATTACACTTATAATACTATCAGCAGCGATGAGTAGACTACTTCCTCATCCGCCAAATTTCGCGCCTATTGGCGGAATGGCTCTTTTCGGAGCTGCCTATTTTAGTAAAAAATATTGGGCTTTTATTATTCCGATAGTTTCTATGTGGGTTAGTGATTTAATTTTGAACAATGTGATTTACGGACAGTACTTTGACCATTTCGTATGGTTTTACAGTGGATCATTGTTTACCTATGGGGCATTCGCATTAATCGTTGTGCTTGGAATGTTTACACTTAAAAAAGTACGAGTTCCTAACTTGGCGGTATCGGCTTTGGGCGCATCAGTCATATTCTTTATAGTATCAAACTTTGGAGTATGGCTTACGTCAGGAATGTATCCTCCCACATTTAGCGGTCTAATGACATGTTACACCGCAGGGATTCCATTTTTCCACAACACTATCCTTGGCGATTTAGTGTACACGGGTGTATTGTTTGGTGCTTTTGAATTATGTGTTAGAAAAATTCCTCAATTAAGAGTTGCTCCATTTCAGTAA
- a CDS encoding RteC domain-containing protein, translating into MKPEILGLLLYFNKIHNIELKRPTGSNCHEVCEL; encoded by the coding sequence ATGAAACCTGAGATATTGGGTTTATTACTGTACTTTAATAAAATTCATAATATAGAATTGAAACGTCCAACCGGAAGTAACTGTCACGAGGTGTGTGAACTGTAA
- a CDS encoding PKD-like domain-containing protein produces MKTKLIKTTLIAVAICLALGLSFTSCDNADDLYLLKEEDIKVEQPVGGFTTNVDQLLKIEVISTSDEGVVYQWLIDDEVIATTKNLEHMFAEAGEYDLILKVAQGQVSYEYLFKVTVGFGGIDKPQEGATAYITKVLDFMPAVGQFTNKLPKYEDGDTQETMNQKVLKAIGNNNREMISLGGYGGYVVVGFDHTIENKPGKRDFRVTANAFYAAGNPDSNAPEGGSCEPGIIMVAYDANKNGVPDENEWYEIAGSSHEDVTKELWYQKAKDAGNNVNLYRDYELTYYKPETEPTSKEEWATYIRWEDNKGNSGYKVKNQFHQQCYYPLWAKDNKVTFKGTCLPQNGIDENGAGSYYVLYKFRYGYADNEVNTKDESAIDIDWAVNSKGQKVQLPGVDFIKIYTGVNQENGWLGECSTEITNVEDLHILGISIDTRK; encoded by the coding sequence ATGAAAACAAAATTAATTAAAACTACTCTAATTGCAGTAGCCATTTGTCTCGCATTGGGACTCTCGTTCACTTCATGTGACAATGCGGATGATCTGTATCTTCTTAAAGAAGAAGACATTAAGGTAGAACAGCCTGTTGGTGGCTTTACCACAAATGTAGACCAACTTTTAAAAATTGAAGTGATAAGTACTTCAGATGAAGGGGTCGTTTATCAATGGTTGATTGATGACGAAGTGATAGCGACAACAAAAAACTTGGAGCATATGTTTGCCGAAGCCGGAGAATATGACCTAATACTGAAAGTGGCACAAGGTCAGGTAAGTTATGAGTATCTCTTCAAAGTAACTGTTGGTTTTGGCGGAATTGATAAACCACAAGAAGGAGCGACCGCTTACATCACAAAAGTGCTGGATTTTATGCCAGCGGTAGGTCAATTCACCAATAAATTACCCAAATATGAAGATGGCGATACACAGGAGACAATGAATCAAAAGGTACTCAAAGCTATTGGGAATAATAATAGAGAGATGATTTCATTGGGTGGATATGGTGGATATGTTGTTGTAGGATTTGACCATACGATTGAAAACAAACCCGGCAAAAGAGATTTTCGCGTTACTGCAAATGCGTTTTATGCGGCGGGAAATCCAGACTCTAACGCACCTGAAGGCGGAAGCTGTGAACCGGGAATTATTATGGTAGCCTATGATGCCAATAAAAATGGTGTGCCAGACGAAAATGAGTGGTATGAAATTGCGGGAAGCTCTCACGAAGATGTGACAAAAGAGCTTTGGTATCAAAAGGCAAAAGATGCAGGAAACAATGTAAACCTATACCGTGATTATGAACTTACATACTACAAACCAGAAACAGAACCAACCTCAAAAGAAGAATGGGCAACTTATATTCGATGGGAAGATAATAAGGGTAATTCGGGATATAAAGTAAAGAATCAATTCCATCAGCAATGCTACTACCCTCTTTGGGCAAAAGATAATAAAGTCACATTTAAAGGAACGTGTTTACCTCAAAACGGCATAGATGAAAATGGTGCAGGAAGTTACTATGTTTTATATAAGTTCCGTTACGGGTATGCTGATAACGAAGTAAACACTAAAGACGAATCTGCCATAGATATTGATTGGGCTGTTAATAGCAAGGGACAAAAAGTACAATTACCAGGAGTCGATTTCATAAAAATATATACCGGAGTAAATCAAGAAAACGGCTGGTTAGGAGAGTGTTCGACCGAAATCACCAATGTAGAGGATCTCCACATATTAGGAATTAGTATTGATACACGTAAATAA
- a CDS encoding TonB-dependent receptor gives MPGVTIYGRRSQIVPAQTLSGEQLKKLSVVSVADALRYFSGVQIKDYGGIGGLKTVNVRSMGSQHVGVFFDGIQIGNAQNGTVDLGKFSLDNMETISVYNGQKSEIFQSAKDYASASAVYMVTRKPVFDDNRKNNLTLKAKTGSFDLANASALWETKLSENISLSTNAEFMYTSGRYKFRYQKDGGYDTTEVRRNGDVRSLRAETALFGKIKHGEWQAKAYFYNSERGYPGAAVKKDYGISLLNEDRQKDRNFFVQSLFRKNLSSFYSLKVQAKYANDYMNYIMPPESTLEPMNNHYWQQEVFVSAANLFSITDWWSANLAIDMQYNHLDADGTDMFNVGFVQPRRYTVLSAAATSMRIQRLKVQGNLLYTFVTDESARNKAVATDKNIFTPTIVASYKPFVKSDLELRAFYKKIFRMPTFNDLYYVQIGNRLLKPEYTTQYNLGIVYNKSFDKGIFTNIGIQADAYYNRVTDKIIATPTSNQLVWTMVNLGYVEIKGVDVGITQGFKFDQVIFNTRLNYTYQTAKDLTPEKDSGGSGGSDHTENFFGHQIPYIPWHSGSAIVNASYRSWDLNYSFIYTGERYMLGGNIPENYIQPWYTHDMSVTKNFQIKKSTFKITAEINNIFNQQYEVVKWYPMPGTNFKINLILII, from the coding sequence ATGCCGGGGGTTACAATATATGGTCGAAGGTCCCAAATTGTACCCGCTCAAACTCTATCGGGAGAACAACTAAAAAAACTAAGCGTGGTTTCAGTAGCCGATGCCTTGCGGTACTTTTCGGGGGTACAGATCAAAGATTACGGCGGTATAGGCGGACTGAAAACAGTTAATGTCCGCAGTATGGGTAGCCAGCATGTCGGAGTATTCTTTGATGGCATTCAGATCGGGAATGCACAAAATGGCACAGTCGATCTTGGTAAATTCTCACTCGATAACATGGAAACCATTTCCGTTTACAATGGGCAGAAGAGTGAAATTTTTCAATCTGCAAAAGACTACGCATCAGCAAGTGCCGTGTATATGGTTACACGCAAACCTGTCTTTGATGATAACAGAAAGAATAATTTGACATTAAAAGCTAAGACAGGCTCGTTTGATCTTGCCAATGCTTCAGCTCTGTGGGAAACCAAACTTTCAGAAAATATAAGTCTATCGACAAACGCCGAGTTTATGTACACTTCGGGGAGGTACAAATTTAGATATCAAAAAGATGGAGGATACGATACCACAGAAGTCCGTCGAAACGGAGATGTAAGGTCATTGCGTGCTGAAACGGCATTATTTGGAAAAATAAAACATGGCGAATGGCAGGCTAAAGCCTATTTCTATAACTCGGAGCGTGGATATCCTGGGGCAGCGGTAAAAAAAGATTATGGAATATCTCTTCTAAATGAAGATCGCCAAAAAGACCGTAATTTCTTTGTTCAATCCCTTTTTCGTAAGAATTTATCATCCTTCTATAGTTTGAAAGTGCAGGCAAAATATGCCAATGACTATATGAATTACATCATGCCACCTGAGAGTACACTTGAACCGATGAATAATCATTATTGGCAACAAGAGGTATTTGTGTCCGCAGCTAATTTATTTTCTATTACCGATTGGTGGAGTGCAAATCTTGCCATTGATATGCAATACAATCATCTCGATGCCGATGGTACAGATATGTTCAACGTAGGCTTTGTTCAGCCTCGCCGTTATACAGTTCTCAGTGCTGCTGCCACTTCGATGCGAATCCAAAGGTTGAAAGTACAGGGGAATCTACTTTATACTTTTGTGACAGACGAAAGTGCTCGTAACAAGGCTGTTGCTACAGACAAAAACATCTTTACTCCGACAATTGTTGCCTCATATAAGCCTTTCGTAAAAAGCGATCTTGAACTTCGAGCTTTCTACAAAAAAATATTTCGAATGCCGACTTTTAATGACCTCTATTATGTTCAAATAGGTAATCGTCTATTGAAACCCGAATATACAACTCAGTATAATCTGGGTATTGTCTATAATAAATCATTCGACAAAGGAATATTTACCAATATAGGAATCCAAGCCGATGCGTACTATAATCGGGTTACAGACAAAATTATAGCCACTCCTACATCTAACCAATTAGTTTGGACAATGGTGAATCTGGGATATGTTGAAATCAAAGGTGTAGATGTAGGAATAACGCAAGGTTTTAAATTCGATCAAGTGATCTTCAATACGAGATTAAATTACACCTATCAAACAGCAAAAGACCTTACCCCTGAAAAAGATAGTGGTGGAAGCGGAGGTTCGGATCATACCGAAAATTTCTTCGGACATCAGATACCCTACATTCCTTGGCATAGTGGATCGGCAATCGTGAACGCTTCTTACCGTTCATGGGATTTGAATTACAGCTTTATATATACAGGTGAGAGGTATATGCTGGGTGGGAATATACCTGAAAACTATATTCAACCGTGGTACACTCACGATATGTCTGTCACAAAAAACTTCCAAATTAAAAAATCAACATTCAAAATCACAGCCGAGATTAATAACATTTTCAATCAACAATATGAAGTAGTTAAATGGTATCCGATGCCGGGAACAAACTTTAAAATCAATTTAATATTAATAATATGA
- a CDS encoding DUF5074 domain-containing protein — MKQFYFSLTLCIAVLFASCSHDDSIYTPTPPTIAIENLSIETSIAQEDTIYLKAKIESPLETTFTWSVNNVASVSDKVATDSIYKFVQKEVGDYTVTLTAQNADGETKTTVNLNVYGKFKYGTFVLNEGSAFQENSSLIFISPKGIVTDSAYWKVNHTELGNTSQDLFISAGKIYFIAQNGKSSLGNYPNDGKLIIANAETLKKEAAYDDELSVLSWPTHIAVLGNEVFIRDNKGIYSFNTSTKELKFIEGSNGAQKNRMAVAEGKVFVPANKSVLVLEAGKSEISHKIELNAAVSGVIKTSDNNIYISTTGTPNKISKINAKNYSVIKENEVSEGKLGAGWGATPGISAKGDTIYYGNATTKIYRHIFNTGKSEYLIDAKDIVEDAGMAYNNLAVHPISGEVYQTTIKAYGMDFLKNNISVFNFSKSESKLRVNYKNHTHFPAGIFFTYDFE; from the coding sequence ATGAAACAATTTTATTTTTCACTGACACTTTGTATTGCGGTTTTATTTGCATCATGTTCCCATGATGACTCAATTTACACACCTACTCCTCCGACAATCGCTATAGAAAACCTTTCTATAGAGACATCAATTGCACAAGAGGACACTATTTATTTAAAAGCAAAAATTGAAAGCCCATTAGAAACAACATTTACTTGGTCTGTAAACAATGTTGCTTCAGTATCAGATAAAGTAGCAACGGACTCTATCTATAAATTCGTTCAAAAAGAAGTTGGTGATTACACTGTCACCCTTACAGCACAGAATGCAGATGGAGAAACAAAAACGACTGTTAACCTAAATGTTTACGGCAAATTTAAATATGGAACGTTTGTCTTAAACGAAGGAAGTGCTTTTCAGGAGAACAGTTCTCTGATATTTATCAGCCCTAAAGGTATAGTTACAGATAGTGCCTATTGGAAGGTGAACCATACGGAGTTAGGTAATACTTCTCAAGACTTGTTTATCAGTGCAGGTAAAATATATTTTATTGCACAAAATGGAAAAAGTAGCCTTGGAAATTATCCGAATGATGGAAAACTGATAATCGCCAATGCTGAAACTCTGAAAAAAGAAGCGGCATACGATGATGAGCTATCAGTCCTTAGCTGGCCTACACATATAGCGGTGTTGGGGAATGAAGTCTTTATTCGCGACAATAAGGGAATATATTCATTCAATACTTCTACAAAAGAATTGAAGTTTATAGAGGGCTCTAATGGTGCACAAAAAAACAGAATGGCTGTAGCCGAAGGCAAAGTTTTTGTTCCAGCCAATAAATCTGTTTTGGTTTTGGAAGCCGGAAAATCGGAAATTTCACATAAGATAGAACTAAATGCTGCTGTTTCGGGGGTTATTAAAACATCAGATAATAATATTTATATTTCCACCACAGGTACACCGAATAAAATTTCTAAGATCAATGCAAAAAATTATTCTGTTATAAAAGAGAATGAAGTATCCGAAGGGAAATTGGGAGCAGGATGGGGTGCAACTCCGGGTATCAGTGCCAAAGGCGATACTATTTATTATGGAAATGCAACAACTAAAATTTATCGACATATCTTCAATACAGGAAAATCAGAATATTTGATTGACGCAAAAGATATTGTTGAAGATGCAGGTATGGCTTATAACAATCTTGCAGTACATCCGATCTCTGGCGAAGTTTATCAAACAACAATTAAGGCTTATGGTATGGATTTTCTTAAAAATAATATCAGTGTCTTCAATTTTAGCAAAAGTGAGTCTAAACTAAGGGTTAATTATAAGAATCATACCCATTTTCCAGCAGGAATATTTTTCACGTATGATTTTGAATAA
- a CDS encoding response regulator, which produces MITVHIVDDHKILVEGLQKLVDESGFAKTTAVSYTGKECMTQLRREQPDVILLDINLPDASGIDLCKEIKSLFPKVKIVALTSYSEYAIVRQMIENGASGYVIKNAMPEEILMSIESVADGETFLCEQIDMLMKRSTKQHIWLTPREKELLKFIADGFTNVEIAEKLFLSVETVNSYRKNLLLKLGARNTAVLVKMAYEEKLI; this is translated from the coding sequence ATGATAACCGTACATATTGTTGATGACCATAAAATATTGGTGGAAGGCCTGCAAAAACTAGTCGATGAATCGGGATTTGCCAAAACCACGGCTGTCAGTTATACCGGCAAAGAATGTATGACGCAACTGCGGCGCGAGCAACCCGATGTGATTTTGCTCGATATAAACCTTCCCGATGCCAGCGGCATTGATTTGTGCAAGGAAATAAAATCGCTTTTCCCGAAAGTGAAGATTGTGGCGTTGACAAGTTATTCTGAATACGCCATCGTGAGGCAGATGATAGAGAACGGTGCTTCGGGATACGTGATTAAAAACGCCATGCCCGAAGAAATCCTGATGAGCATCGAGTCGGTTGCCGACGGCGAGACTTTTCTCTGCGAGCAGATCGATATGCTGATGAAGCGCTCCACCAAACAGCATATCTGGCTCACACCACGCGAGAAAGAATTATTGAAATTCATTGCCGATGGCTTCACGAATGTAGAAATCGCCGAAAAACTGTTTCTCAGCGTTGAAACCGTGAACAGTTACCGGAAAAATCTGCTCCTCAAACTCGGTGCACGCAATACAGCCGTCTTGGTTAAAATGGCATATGAAGAAAAATTGATATGA